One window of the Natronomonas marina genome contains the following:
- a CDS encoding ABC transporter permease, whose translation MDVATIRESFVVENTVFFFRAIWNDRLSRVALLWLLFILLLAAVGPQFTAYEYDERVWSDEGELLRGESPSLEHPLGTTDGGRDILARLVFGAQPTVLIGFLGGTTMITIGMTVGVTAAYVGGYVENVLMRLTDFWYIIPFIPFAIVIITLFGIGFWSSILLIGLVLWRGSARVLRSQVLQIKERPFVVSARATGASTPYIIYKHILPNIASMIVLFLALGMGTSILAYAGLAFLGVSDPFIPDWGVMLRNAHRSGAMRSNWWWALAPGLFISFTVLSVYIIGRRYESIVSGEIGSSEMEGMQ comes from the coding sequence ATGGACGTAGCTACGATTCGGGAGAGTTTCGTCGTCGAAAACACCGTTTTCTTCTTCCGTGCGATCTGGAACGACCGACTGTCGCGGGTAGCGCTGCTCTGGCTCCTGTTCATACTGCTGCTCGCGGCCGTCGGACCGCAGTTCACCGCCTACGAGTACGACGAACGGGTCTGGAGCGACGAGGGGGAACTCCTGCGAGGGGAGTCGCCCTCCCTCGAGCACCCCCTCGGGACGACCGACGGCGGGCGTGACATCCTGGCGAGGCTCGTCTTCGGCGCACAGCCGACGGTCCTGATCGGGTTCTTGGGAGGAACGACGATGATCACAATCGGGATGACAGTAGGCGTCACAGCGGCGTACGTGGGGGGGTACGTCGAGAACGTGTTGATGCGTCTGACCGACTTCTGGTACATCATCCCGTTCATCCCGTTCGCTATCGTGATCATAACGCTGTTCGGGATCGGGTTCTGGTCGTCTATCCTCCTGATCGGACTGGTCCTGTGGCGGGGCAGTGCCCGGGTGTTACGGTCCCAGGTGCTGCAGATCAAGGAACGGCCGTTCGTCGTCTCCGCGCGGGCGACGGGTGCCAGCACGCCCTACATCATATACAAACACATCCTGCCGAACATAGCGAGCATGATCGTCCTCTTCTTGGCGCTCGGGATGGGGACCTCGATCCTCGCCTACGCGGGGCTGGCGTTCCTCGGTGTATCGGACCCCTTCATTCCGGACTGGGGGGTGATGCTCCGTAACGCCCACCGATCGGGAGCGATGCGGTCGAACTGGTGGTGGGCGCTCGCGCCGGGGCTGTTCATATCGTTCACCGTCCTGTCGGTGTACATCATCGGCCGGCGGTACGAGTCGATAGTCAGCGGCGAGATCGGAAGTTCGGAAATGGAGGGTATGCAATGA
- a CDS encoding ABC transporter ATP-binding protein gives MSEPLLEIEDVTIKYGTTDGDLTAVSDASLTIETGEFFGLVGESGCGKTTLAHSIIGALDENGRVTSGRIKYRGEEIQSFSERQLNEKIRWKEVSYIPQNALDGLDPLQRIKEKAWEIADIHTDMGKSEAMDRLRELFTILGLQEDRIAAYPHELSGGMQQRAVIALALLLEPKLIIADEPTTALDVIMQDQVFEYLEEVQDEFDISIVLITHDISVVFESCHRMAILHAGQVAEVGGTTDVYDSPLHPYSIMLQDAFPDIRYPSQDLGVVEGYPPELYGDVNSCTFADRCPWAIEECHEAAPALEPTESDRSSDHVAACIRKDEDLNAEYARSKTAGDRAQATEVDNRE, from the coding sequence ATGAGCGAACCGTTGCTGGAAATCGAGGACGTGACGATCAAGTACGGGACGACCGACGGGGACCTCACCGCGGTGTCCGACGCATCGCTGACGATCGAAACCGGCGAGTTCTTCGGACTCGTCGGTGAATCCGGCTGTGGGAAGACGACGCTCGCCCATTCGATCATCGGGGCACTCGACGAGAACGGCCGGGTCACGTCGGGCCGGATCAAATACCGCGGCGAGGAGATACAGTCGTTCTCGGAGCGACAGCTCAACGAGAAGATCAGGTGGAAGGAGGTGTCCTACATCCCACAGAACGCCCTCGACGGGCTCGATCCGTTACAGCGGATAAAGGAGAAAGCGTGGGAGATCGCCGACATCCACACGGACATGGGGAAAAGTGAGGCCATGGACCGGCTTCGGGAGCTTTTCACTATCCTGGGTCTCCAGGAAGACCGGATCGCCGCGTATCCCCACGAGCTATCGGGCGGGATGCAGCAACGCGCGGTCATCGCGCTCGCGCTCCTCCTGGAGCCGAAGCTCATCATCGCCGACGAGCCCACGACGGCGCTGGACGTGATCATGCAGGACCAGGTGTTCGAGTACCTGGAGGAGGTCCAAGACGAGTTCGACATCAGCATCGTCCTCATCACACACGACATCAGCGTCGTGTTCGAAAGCTGCCACCGGATGGCGATTCTCCACGCCGGACAGGTGGCCGAAGTCGGAGGTACGACCGACGTGTACGACTCGCCGCTGCACCCCTATTCGATCATGTTACAGGACGCCTTCCCGGACATCCGGTACCCGAGTCAGGACCTGGGCGTCGTGGAGGGCTATCCCCCCGAACTCTACGGTGACGTAAACAGCTGTACGTTCGCCGATCGGTGTCCGTGGGCGATAGAGGAGTGCCACGAAGCCGCACCCGCGCTGGAACCGACCGAGAGCGACCGGTCGAGCGACCACGTCGCCGCCTGCATTCGGAAGGACGAGGATCTGAACGCGGAGTACGCCCGCTCGAAGACGGCCGGCGACCGTGCCCAGGCAACCGAGGTGGACAACCGTGAGTGA
- a CDS encoding ABC transporter ATP-binding protein, with the protein MSDSTPVLEARDLSVHFSQSKSITEMMMTPFRDEEMVRAVDGVSMELAENEVTAVIGESGCGKTTLVKALMGLQDPTGGEILYQGRALSSFDRSDWKDFRSNVQIIFQDPFNSLDPKMTVEETLREPLYIHGFEDRDRRVRETLETVELSPPEKFLDQLPRQLSGGEKQRVAIARALILEPDILLADEPVSMLDVSTQAAILNLLSELTDEFGVSMVYISHDLSTVGHICDRVNVMYLGRIVESAPTIDLVNDPKHPYTKALLNAIPIPDPHTDRSRTSMEGSAPDPIGLGEGCRFRDRCPERMDVCEKTPEFVEVGEEQYTACHLHYDHEARTDHETTEDSVAQSPEVSETR; encoded by the coding sequence GTGAGTGATTCGACGCCCGTACTGGAGGCACGCGATCTGAGCGTTCACTTCTCTCAGAGCAAGAGCATCACCGAGATGATGATGACGCCCTTCAGGGACGAGGAGATGGTACGGGCGGTCGACGGGGTATCGATGGAGCTGGCCGAAAACGAGGTGACGGCGGTGATCGGCGAGTCCGGATGCGGCAAGACCACGCTAGTGAAGGCGCTGATGGGGCTGCAGGACCCGACGGGCGGGGAGATACTGTACCAGGGGCGGGCCCTGTCCTCGTTCGACCGAAGCGACTGGAAGGATTTCCGAAGCAACGTACAGATCATCTTCCAGGACCCGTTCAACTCGCTGGACCCCAAGATGACCGTCGAGGAGACGTTGCGCGAACCGCTCTACATCCACGGGTTCGAGGACCGGGATCGGCGGGTCCGTGAGACGCTCGAAACCGTCGAGCTATCGCCCCCCGAGAAGTTCCTCGACCAGCTCCCGCGGCAGCTGAGCGGGGGCGAAAAACAGCGCGTGGCGATCGCCCGGGCACTGATCTTGGAACCCGACATCCTGCTGGCCGACGAGCCGGTCTCGATGCTGGACGTCTCGACGCAGGCCGCGATCTTGAACCTCCTTTCCGAGCTGACCGACGAGTTCGGGGTCTCGATGGTGTACATCTCCCACGACCTCTCGACGGTCGGCCACATCTGTGACCGAGTGAACGTGATGTATCTGGGGCGGATCGTCGAAAGCGCCCCGACAATCGACCTCGTCAATGACCCGAAACACCCCTACACGAAGGCGCTGCTCAACGCGATTCCGATCCCCGACCCGCACACCGACCGCTCGAGAACGAGCATGGAAGGCTCCGCGCCGGATCCCATCGGACTGGGAGAGGGGTGCCGGTTCAGGGACCGGTGTCCCGAGCGGATGGACGTCTGCGAGAAGACGCCGGAGTTCGTCGAGGTCGGCGAGGAGCAGTACACGGCGTGTCACCTGCACTACGATCACGAAGCGCGGACGGACCACGAGACGACGGAGGACAGCGTGGCCCAGTCACCGGAGGTGAGTGAGACGCGATGA